The genomic stretch ACGCCGGGTTCGCCCTGCGCCACGCCGACCGACACGCCCAGCGTCATGTGACCGCCGCGCACCTCAAAGGGCTCGGACAGCCGCCCGATCAGGAGCGCCGCGACCTGCCGGACCTGCGGGGCGCCCAGCGGCTCGCGGCTGAGCAGCGCGAACTCGTCGCCGCCCAGGCGGGCCGCATCGAACCAGGGTTCGCTGACGTCGTGAATGCGGCGGGCCACGTCGCGCAGCACGCGGTCCCCGGCGGCGTGCCCGTGGGTGTCGTTCACGGGTTTAAACCCGTCGAGGTCCAGCATGAGCAGGGTGCGCAGCCCGGTCTGGGCCTGCATGAGCTGCCGGAACCCGTCACGGTTGAGCAGCCCGGTCAGGCTGTCGTGCAGCGCGCGGTATTCCATCTCGTCGCGGCTGCCGCGCAGTTGCGCGGCCTGCTCGGTCAGCAGGCGGTTCAGGCGGCCGGTGTCCACCAGTGTGTACGCCTGCCGGACCATCACGAGCGCGAAGACGGTCACGGTGAACCACACCACGCCGCGCCCGCGCAGATCGAGGCTCAGACCGTTGAAGATCAGGATCAGGCAGGCGGTCAGGACCGCCAGGTACGGCAGGGTCCGCACGATCAGCGTCACGGCCACCGGGGTGGGCGCGGTCAGGTCGGGGCGACGGACGAGCAGTGCAAATCCCACTGCCTGCCCGACCGTGCCCCAGGTCCACAACAGGTCGGTCAGGCCGACGGGGATGCGAACCGGCCCGTCGATCAGGTACAGCAGGTCCGCCGCCACGTAGGACAGCAGGCCCGCCACGAGCGGCCAGGAGTGGTCGCGGCCCAGCCGCAGCCGCAGCAGCGCCAGGGTCAGCAGGATCACGTCGAGGACCACGTACGACACGTTCACGGACTTGAACAGCAGCGTGGTGCGCGGGTCGGCCAGCAGCGGCACGAGGCCCAGGACCCAGGAGAGTTCCGCGACGACCACGCCGGTGATCAGGCTGTCCAGAACCCCTTCGGGTGGCGTCAGGCGCCGCTCGCGCTGCGGGGGACGCGGGCCGGCGCGTGTGCCGAGCAGCAGGGCCACCAGTCCCAGGTAATAGGCGTGGTACAGCGCGTCTCCCACGCCGTAGTCAGGAGCGCGCAGGTCCTGCAGGTCATACGCGGCGACCAGGATCACCTCGGCGCCCGCCAGGAAGGTCAGACAGACGGCGGCCCACACGGCCAGCCGCCGGTCACGCGCGCCGCGGACCGCCTGCCAGCTGGCCAGCGCGGCCAGCGCCGGGACGATCAGGTACAGCCGGTCCGAGACAGTCAGGATGTCCCCGGCGCGGTGACTGAAGATCAGTGACACGCTGTGCGCGGCCGCCAGCAGCAGCAGCGGCACGAACAGGGTAGGCAGCGGGAAGGGGCGCATGGGCAGTCCGCACTCAGGGTAGCGCGCGGCGTCCTTCACGGGCCTGACAGGGCACCCGGCACCGGTGTGCAGGTCCCCTGAACGGACAGGGGAACGCCCCCCACTCCAGCCGCGGCCCTTCTCAGCCGGACGCATCGTGTCTGGTGGACCGCCCGGAACGCGCGTTGTTCTCACCCTGCGGGGCGACGCTCCCGGACGCGTCCGCCCGGAAAGGTGGGTGCACGCCACTCCACCGGAGTCCGGCTGCCCCCAGCGGTGCATCTCGCTGTGAACATCGGCGGGGGGGGGGAGCAGCGTACCGGACCGGTCGGGCGCCCGCCACCGCAGGTGACCAGGTGATCAATTCATGAAGGTGCGCCGCGCTGCCCGGTCAGAGTCTGACTGGCCGGGCGCGCCCATGACCACCCGGTCAGCCCGCCCGGTCACCCGGACGGCCCCAGGCCTCTGGCCGCTCCAGGAGCCGTCAGCGCCCGGGGCGAGCGGACTGGCGCCCCCTCCCCTCCCCCCCCCACCGTCATGCAGGCCAGAGCTGGCGGCAGGTGGGGGGGCTGTCAGGGCCCCTTCCGTACCGTCAGGGCACGACTGACAGGCCCCTGACAGCTCCGGCAGGTCGCCTGCCCCGCAATACACGCACTCAGCCCTCACACTCCACCCGGAGGCCACCCATGAAAGGAACGACCGCCCTCCTGACTGCTGCCCTCAGCCTGCTCGGCGCCGCCATGGCCGCCGGGACCACGCAGGGCACCGCGATCACGAACACCGCGACCCTGACCTATAAAGACGCGCTGAACCAGAACCGGACCGCCAGTTCCAACATCGTGACCGTCACCGTCCGTCAGGTGTACGTGACCACCGTCACGCCCGACGCTGCCGAGGGGAGCATTCCCGCCGGGCGGCAGCTGAGCACCTATGTGGGCGGCACCCGCCAGTACCCGTACACCCTGACGAACGGCGGGAACGGCCCGGACAGCTTCACGCTGAGCTTCACGCAGTCCGGCGCGGACGACTTCAACCCTGGCCTGAAGGTGTACCGCGACCTGGACGGCGACGGGACCTTCAGCGACGAGGTCACCGCGCCCATCAGCCTCGCGGCGGACGCCAGCGTGAACCTGATGGTCAGGGCCACCGTCCCCAGCGGCCCGCAGGTCGGGAACACCGGCATCTTCGCGCTGGTCGCCACGTCCACCGGGGACACCAGCGTGACGGACACCAACAACTACGCGCAGCTGACCGTCTCCGCCGACGGGCTGCTGGGGGTCACGAACACGGTCTCGCCCGGCGGGACCGCCGTGCCCGGCGCGACCCTGACGTACACCGTGACCGGCACCGTCGCCAGCGGCAACCCGGTCGGCGCGGTCAGCAACGTCGTCACCGTGGACGGCGCCGCCCGCAGCGGCGTGCTGATCACCGACACGCTGACCAACCTGAACTTCACGGCCCTGAGCAGCGTCACCGCCACGAACGGCACGGCCACCGCGCTGTACTCCACCGACGCGGGCAGCACCTGGAGCGCCACGAACCCCGGCAGCGGCGTGAACGCCGTGGCCATCCTGGTCGAGGGCAGCGGCAGCTTCCTGCTGGCCGGGAACACCGTGCAGCTGGTGTACACCGCGCAGGTGCCCGCCACCGCCCTGGCGGGCAGCACCGTGGGCGGCAGCGCCAGCGCCCGGTTCGACGGGAACGGCGACGCCGCCACGAACGAACTGCCCGAGACCACCACGCCCGTCGCCGTGAGCACCACGGTCGCCACCGTGACCGGCGGGGCGGTCGGGCCCAGCGCCTTCCCGCAGGCCGGCGCGACCGGCACGTACACACTGGGCGGCGTGACCATCGCCCGCAGCGGCGACACGCAGACCACCCAGACGGACATCGTCGCGGGCACCCGCGTGACCTTCCGGCAGACGCTGCGCAACACCGGCAACGCCAGCAACGACTTCACGCTGGCCGTCAGCGGCGCCCCCAGCGGGTGGACCTGCACCGTGAACACCATCGACGGGTCCGGCACGCTGGGCACCCTGACAAACCCCGTCACGGTCGCCGCACTGACCGACTACACCTTCGCGGTGTCGTGCGCGGTGCCGTTCAGCGCCGCCGGAAGCACGAACGTCGCCCTGACCGTCACCGCCACCCCGGCGGGCGGCAGCGCCGACACCACCACCAGCACCGTCGCGACCATCACCGCCGCCGGACTCCCGCAGCTGGGCAACGGGGACGGCAGCGACGCCACGGCGCCCACCAGCACGAACGTCACGGCGGGCGGCGACCCGGGTGAGAACGCCCTGTTCCGCCTGGAACTCCTGAACGGCGGGCCCGTGGACGAGGCCTTCACCCTGAGCGGTCCGGCGGGCACCGTGTTCTACCTGGACCTGGACGGCGACGGCGTGATCGACCCGGGCGAGCCGCCGGTCACGACCACCGCCGCCCTGACGCCCGGCCAGAGCGTCAACCTGATCGCAGCCGTGCCGGTCGCGGCGGGCAGCGCCACCGGCACCAGCCCCGCGGTGTTCACCGCGACCAGCACCCTGGACGCGACCCGCACGAGCAGCGTCACGGATACGCTGCGCGTGAACGCCGTCGCGAGCGGGACGTTCACGGCGGACAGTTCGCTCAGCACCATCGCGGGCGGGACGGTCACCCACGCGCACACCCTGACGAACACCGGGAACGGCGCGGCCGACTACGCCGCCGGGCCGCTGCCCACCACCGGCGGCTTCGCGTACGCCTTCTCGACCAGTCCCAGCGGGCCCTTCACGAGCACGCTGGGCGGGACGCTGGCGGCCGGGGCATCCACCCCGGTATACGTGCGGGTCACGGCGCCCACGCTGGCCAGCGGCGCCACGGACAGCCAGACGAAGACGGTGCCGGTCACGCTGACCATGCAGGACGCCCCGCAGCCCGCCGTGACGCTCAGCGTGCAGGACACCACCGGCGTGCAGAGCGTCGTGGGCACCGTGAACAAGAGCGCGCTGCGGTGCGCAGACGCCACCTGCGCGGTCACCAGCGCCATCACCGATGGGAAGGTCAGCCCCGGCGACATCGTGCAGTACACCCTGCAGGTCGTGAACAGCGGCACCAGCACCCTGTACGGCGCGCTGCTGAGCGACACGCGGCCCACCAGCACCACCTTCGTGAAACTGACCGGCGGCACCAGCATCCTGTTCAGCACCGACAGCGGCGCCACCTGGACTGCCGCGCCGCCCACCGCACTGTCCGGCGGTAACGACTTCCTGGCGGGCCTGGACACCAACGGCGACAGCGTGATCAATGACCTGGACACCCTCGCGCCGGGCGCCGGGTTCACCGTCACGTTCGTCGTCCGGATCAACTGAGCGCCGGGCCCGCACCGGGAGTCCTCCTCATGCCCCGACCGAGCCTGCTGCCCCTGACCCTGAGCGCGCTGCTGAGCGGCGCGGCGGCCCTCAGCATCCCGAACACCGCGTCCCTGTCTGCACGGGGCGTGCGCGTGAACTCGAACACCGTCGAACTGACGCGCGTGGCGCCCTGTGATCCGCGCGTCACGCCGGACGGCAGCGCCGCGCAGCCCGCCCGGACCCTGGACCTCGCCACGCCCGGCAGCCTGCTCATCCCGTACCAGCTGACGCAGGCGGGCGACGTGCCCGGCCCGGTCCGGCTGAGCGTCACCCTGAGCGGCGCCCCGGCCGGCGCGCGCGCCCAGGTGCAGGCGCCGGGCGGCGAGGCGCTGGACAGCGTGCCCCTCGCGCCCGGCGAGACCCGCCGCGTGAACGTGGCGCTGCTCGTCCCGCAGGGCGCGCAGGGGGAACTGGACGTGAACCTCGCCGCGCAGTGCGGCGCGAGCAGCGACCCGCTGAACGTCACGCGCGTGCGGCTCTCACCGCAGGTGAACCTGCTGCTGACGCACACCGTCACGCCCGCCCGCAGCGAGGTGGGCCGCACGGTGCCGTTCACGCTGCGCCTGCCGAACCCGGCCGCGCGGCCCATCACGCCGGAACTGACCGTCACGCTGCCCGCCGGGCTGAGCGTCGTGCCCGGCAGCGCCCGCAGCGGCGACCGGCCCGTGCCCGCCACGTCCGGCGCGGACGGCCGCGTGACCTTCACGCCCGGCCCGCTGGAGCCCGGCGCGACCCTGACCGTCACGTACGACGCGCTGATCACCCCGCAGGCCCTGCCGGATCCCGGCACGGAACGCACCCTGCAGGTGCCCGCCACGGCCCGCGCCCAGTACGCCGGGCAGACGCTGGTCGCCCCGGAGGCCCGCGCGGCCCTGATCGTGGCGCCCGGCGTGTTCGACCGGCGCGGCACCGTGATCGGCGAGGTGTTCCTCGACGCGAACGGCAACGGCCGCCGCGACCCGGACGACAGCCCGCTGGCCGGGGCGCGCGTGCTGCTTGCCAACGGGCAGCAGACCCTGACCGACGAGCAGGGCCGCTACGCGCTGCGTGACCTGACGCCCGGCCCGTGGCTGCTGCGCCTGGACGCCGCCACCGCGCCATTCGAGCCGGTGCCGGGGCTGGGCGCGCGCCTGGTGGACGTCTTCGCGCTGACCCGCGTGGACTTCGCGCTGCGCCTGCCGGGCGCGCAGCCTGCCCCGGCCGGGACGCTGGCCGCGCCGCGCGACACGACCGTGCGCAGCGGCCCGGTGGTCGTCACGCGCCGCGTGACCGCGCAGCCCGGCGGCGCGAGCCTGATCACGCTGGAACTCAGCAGCGCCCGGCCGGTCGCGGACGTGACCGTCACCGACCACGCCGGGCCGGACGAGCCGCCGCGCAGCTTCCGCGTGACGCTGCTGTCGGGACCCGTCACCTTCTCGTACCTGACCCTCACGCCGGCCGGACCGAACGATCCGGACGTGCTCTGGAGAGAACCATGACCACGTCATTCCGCATGAGGCCCCGCCTGGGGGCGCTGCTCCTGAGCGCCATGCTGGGTTTGGCGCAGGCGGCGCCAGTGGCGCTGCGTGCCGCCCTGAGCGGCGAGGACGCCCCGGCCGTGCCCGCCACCGTGACCCTGCTGGGCGACCGGGGCGAACAGACCGTCATGCTGCCCGAGGGCGGCGCGGTGCTGGACCTGCCGCCCGGCGAGTTCCGCGTGACCGTCGCGGGCGGCGCGACGCTGCTCACGCCGTCGTTCACGGTCACCGAGCGCGGCGCGGACGTGACGCTGCGCGTGCAGCCGGACGTGACGGTCCGCGCGCAGCTGCCCGCCACGGCCGCGCCCGGCGAGACCGTCACGGCCCGCGTCACGCTGAGCAGCGCGTACGGCGCTCCGCTGACCCTCACGCCAGAGCTGTCCCTGAGCCCGGGGCTGCTGCTGCTGCGCCGCGTGAACCTCACGCGGACGCTCGCGCCGGGGCAGACCGTGACGCTGGAGGTTCCGCTGCTGGTGGGCGCCGCCGAGGACCTGGGCCTGAGCGTGAACATCCGCGGCCTGAACGCCCGCGCCGACGCGACCCTGCTGGGCCGCGCGCCCGCCCGCGCGCAGGTGGACCTGGAAGATCCGGAGGCGGCGGATGACGCCGGTGCGGCGATCCGCACCGCCGGGCGCACCCTGACCGTCCGGAACGTGGGCGGCGAGGACGGCGTGTTCCCTGTGCAGGTGCAGGCGCAGGGTGTGCGCGACGCGCGCGTGATGCGCGGTGGACAACCGCTGGGCGGCGCGACCCTGGGTGTAGCGGCCGGGCAGGAGGTCCGGCTGGACGTGGCGGGCGAGGCGACCGGGCCGGGCGCGCAGCTGACCGTCACGGTGGGCGGCGTGCCCACGCGCGTGCCGCTGGCCGCGCCGGACGCGCCGCTGCTGGGCACCCTGAGCGTCACGCCGGCCGATCCGCTGCCGGGCGAGACGGTGACCGTCACGCTGCGCCTGGACAACCGCAGCGGCGCCCCGGTCAGCGGCCCGCTGCGCGTGCAGGCGCCCACGTGGCTGACCCTGGACGGCCCTCCCGGGGACAGCGTCACGGTCCCGGAGGGCACCTCGGAGCTGAGCTGGACGGCCCGCGTGCCCTTCGGCCCGGCCGACCGGGGGTTGGTCAGCGTGGAGGGCAGCGGGCCGCTCGCGGCGCTGCGGGACGCCCGGCCAGTCACGCGGACCCTGCTGGCCGTGCAGGCCGGGGTGGACCCGGACGTCGCCG from Deinococcus soli (ex Cha et al. 2016) encodes the following:
- a CDS encoding GGDEF domain-containing protein translates to MRPFPLPTLFVPLLLLAAAHSVSLIFSHRAGDILTVSDRLYLIVPALAALASWQAVRGARDRRLAVWAAVCLTFLAGAEVILVAAYDLQDLRAPDYGVGDALYHAYYLGLVALLLGTRAGPRPPQRERRLTPPEGVLDSLITGVVVAELSWVLGLVPLLADPRTTLLFKSVNVSYVVLDVILLTLALLRLRLGRDHSWPLVAGLLSYVAADLLYLIDGPVRIPVGLTDLLWTWGTVGQAVGFALLVRRPDLTAPTPVAVTLIVRTLPYLAVLTACLILIFNGLSLDLRGRGVVWFTVTVFALVMVRQAYTLVDTGRLNRLLTEQAAQLRGSRDEMEYRALHDSLTGLLNRDGFRQLMQAQTGLRTLLMLDLDGFKPVNDTHGHAAGDRVLRDVARRIHDVSEPWFDAARLGGDEFALLSREPLGAPQVRQVAALLIGRLSEPFEVRGGHMTLGVSVGVAQGEPGVSPDALLGRADAALYLAKRGGGAQLREAEALPDALRPRPDPPGPC
- a CDS encoding beta strand repeat-containing protein, with translation MKGTTALLTAALSLLGAAMAAGTTQGTAITNTATLTYKDALNQNRTASSNIVTVTVRQVYVTTVTPDAAEGSIPAGRQLSTYVGGTRQYPYTLTNGGNGPDSFTLSFTQSGADDFNPGLKVYRDLDGDGTFSDEVTAPISLAADASVNLMVRATVPSGPQVGNTGIFALVATSTGDTSVTDTNNYAQLTVSADGLLGVTNTVSPGGTAVPGATLTYTVTGTVASGNPVGAVSNVVTVDGAARSGVLITDTLTNLNFTALSSVTATNGTATALYSTDAGSTWSATNPGSGVNAVAILVEGSGSFLLAGNTVQLVYTAQVPATALAGSTVGGSASARFDGNGDAATNELPETTTPVAVSTTVATVTGGAVGPSAFPQAGATGTYTLGGVTIARSGDTQTTQTDIVAGTRVTFRQTLRNTGNASNDFTLAVSGAPSGWTCTVNTIDGSGTLGTLTNPVTVAALTDYTFAVSCAVPFSAAGSTNVALTVTATPAGGSADTTTSTVATITAAGLPQLGNGDGSDATAPTSTNVTAGGDPGENALFRLELLNGGPVDEAFTLSGPAGTVFYLDLDGDGVIDPGEPPVTTTAALTPGQSVNLIAAVPVAAGSATGTSPAVFTATSTLDATRTSSVTDTLRVNAVASGTFTADSSLSTIAGGTVTHAHTLTNTGNGAADYAAGPLPTTGGFAYAFSTSPSGPFTSTLGGTLAAGASTPVYVRVTAPTLASGATDSQTKTVPVTLTMQDAPQPAVTLSVQDTTGVQSVVGTVNKSALRCADATCAVTSAITDGKVSPGDIVQYTLQVVNSGTSTLYGALLSDTRPTSTTFVKLTGGTSILFSTDSGATWTAAPPTALSGGNDFLAGLDTNGDSVINDLDTLAPGAGFTVTFVVRIN